Proteins found in one Dehalococcoidia bacterium genomic segment:
- a CDS encoding SAM-dependent methyltransferase codes for MDEFAPQRDCLPLRQAIVERIAREGRITFRDFMEMALYHPLHGYYAHRLPFGPQGDYVTSPEAGPLFGALVGRQLAEMWEVMGRPRPFQVVEMGPGRGTLARDVLLWAQRARPDLSEALDYCIMERSASLRAAQEQALACAGLRVRHLSCLAPASVEGCILSNELVDSFPVHRVLFRDGRLWEVYVTCEGEALREEHGPPSTPALESYFRRLGLWPGEGCYAEVNLEALDWMRTVGRALRRGFVLTFDYGYEAAELYAPWRREGTLLCFHRHRPSGDPFVRLGWQDMTSHVDFTSLVEAGREAGLERLGMTSQAEFLQRLGLEDALRVEGLDMEEALARRRMASELLDPAGLGRIRVLVQEKGIGPCRLRGLEGEP; via the coding sequence ATGGACGAGTTCGCCCCGCAAAGGGACTGCCTGCCCCTGCGCCAGGCCATCGTGGAGCGCATAGCCCGGGAGGGCCGCATCACCTTTCGCGACTTCATGGAAATGGCCCTGTATCACCCCCTGCACGGCTACTACGCTCACCGCCTGCCCTTCGGCCCGCAGGGGGACTATGTGACCAGCCCCGAGGCTGGCCCTCTCTTCGGCGCGCTGGTAGGCCGCCAGCTGGCCGAGATGTGGGAGGTCATGGGGCGCCCTCGCCCCTTTCAGGTGGTGGAGATGGGGCCTGGACGCGGCACCCTCGCCCGCGATGTGCTCCTGTGGGCCCAGCGCGCCCGCCCCGACCTCTCGGAGGCCCTGGACTACTGCATCATGGAGCGGAGCGCATCCCTGCGGGCCGCGCAGGAGCAGGCGCTGGCCTGCGCCGGCCTGCGAGTGCGGCACCTGTCATGCCTGGCCCCCGCCAGCGTGGAGGGGTGCATCCTCAGCAACGAACTGGTGGACAGCTTCCCCGTGCATCGCGTCCTCTTCCGAGACGGTCGCCTGTGGGAGGTCTACGTGACCTGCGAGGGCGAGGCCTTGCGGGAGGAGCACGGACCCCCCTCCACTCCGGCGCTGGAGTCCTACTTCCGCCGCCTCGGCCTGTGGCCCGGCGAGGGTTGCTACGCCGAGGTGAACCTGGAGGCCCTGGACTGGATGCGCACGGTGGGAAGAGCGCTGCGCCGGGGGTTCGTTCTCACCTTCGACTACGGCTACGAGGCGGCTGAGCTGTATGCGCCGTGGCGGCGAGAGGGGACGCTCCTCTGCTTCCACCGTCACCGCCCCAGCGGCGATCCTTTCGTCCGCCTGGGCTGGCAGGACATGACCAGCCACGTGGACTTCACATCGCTGGTGGAGGCCGGTCGGGAGGCGGGGCTGGAGCGCCTGGGCATGACATCCCAGGCCGAGTTCCTACAGCGTCTGGGCTTAGAGGACGCCCTGCGGGTGGAAGGTCTTGACATGGAGGAGGCCCTGGCCCGACGACGCATGGCCAGCGAACTGCTGGACCCGGCGGGGCTGGGACGCATACGGGTTCTGGTCCAGGAAAAGGGCATCGGCCCCTGCCGTCTGCGGGGGCTGGAGGGCGAGCCGTGA
- a CDS encoding xanthine dehydrogenase family protein subunit M: MKPAPFEYIRCTSIDEAVTALTELGEEAKLLAGGQSLVPMLNMRLVRPRALVDINGIQSLSYIREEDGWLVIGSLTRQRDIEKSPTVQAGHPLLHEATLHIGHPQIRNRGTIGGSIAHAFPSAEYPAAVVALNGRIKVVGPSGERVVPARQFFTGIMSTALDVGEMIVEVQVPRLAEGSGWGFVEFTRRHGDFAIAGAIAIVQREGSSIRGADVTVFGVGPVPVVCQETSHALIGEQHDDTAVAKAVEAVERDLKEVEVISDVHASAEYRRHLARVMVKRALLQALGRARGSRP; encoded by the coding sequence ATGAAGCCGGCGCCATTTGAATATATACGCTGCACTTCTATAGACGAGGCAGTAACAGCCTTAACGGAGCTGGGGGAAGAGGCCAAGCTGCTGGCGGGCGGGCAGAGCCTGGTGCCCATGCTCAATATGCGGCTGGTGCGCCCCAGGGCGCTGGTGGACATCAACGGCATTCAGTCCCTGAGCTACATCCGAGAGGAGGACGGCTGGCTGGTCATCGGGAGCCTGACCCGCCAGCGCGACATCGAGAAGTCGCCGACGGTGCAGGCGGGGCACCCGCTGCTCCATGAGGCTACCCTTCACATAGGCCACCCGCAGATCCGCAACCGGGGGACCATCGGCGGCTCCATAGCCCATGCCTTCCCCTCGGCCGAATATCCGGCTGCGGTGGTGGCCCTCAACGGGCGCATCAAGGTCGTGGGCCCTTCGGGGGAGCGAGTCGTCCCGGCGCGGCAGTTCTTCACCGGGATCATGAGCACGGCCCTGGACGTGGGCGAGATGATAGTGGAAGTCCAGGTGCCGCGACTGGCCGAGGGCAGTGGCTGGGGCTTCGTCGAGTTTACTAGACGACATGGTGATTTTGCCATCGCTGGGGCCATCGCCATCGTCCAGCGGGAAGGGTCCTCCATCAGGGGCGCCGACGTCACCGTCTTCGGCGTCGGCCCCGTGCCGGTGGTCTGCCAGGAGACCTCGCACGCCCTAATAGGTGAACAACATGATGACACCGCTGTCGCCAAAGCGGTCGAGGCGGTGGAGCGGGACCTGAAAGAGGTGGAGGTCATCTCCGACGTCCACGCTTCCGCCGAATACCGCCGGCACCTGGCACGGGTCATGGTCAAGCGTGCCCTGCTCCAGGCGCTGGGGCGGGCGCGCGGCTCCAGGCCCTGA
- a CDS encoding (2Fe-2S)-binding protein: MSGKHTIRLTVNGRQYEAEAEPRVTLVDFLRHQLGLTGTHVGCEHGVCGACTVIVNGRAVRSCLMLAVQADGAEVITIEGLSEDGRLHPIQEAFAEAHGLQCGFCTPGFVMSAYELLTREREVDEEAIKEVLGGVLCRCTGYKAIYESVRLAARKMGKLPA; encoded by the coding sequence ATGTCCGGCAAGCACACCATCAGGCTGACGGTGAACGGAAGGCAGTACGAGGCGGAGGCGGAGCCGCGGGTCACCCTGGTCGACTTCCTGCGCCACCAGCTGGGACTCACGGGCACCCATGTCGGCTGCGAGCACGGGGTGTGTGGCGCCTGCACCGTCATCGTCAACGGGCGGGCGGTCAGGTCGTGTCTCATGCTGGCCGTCCAGGCCGACGGCGCCGAGGTGATCACCATCGAGGGCCTGAGCGAGGACGGCCGCCTCCATCCCATTCAGGAGGCCTTCGCCGAGGCCCACGGCCTCCAGTGCGGCTTCTGCACCCCCGGCTTCGTCATGTCGGCCTACGAGTTGCTCACTCGCGAGCGCGAGGTGGACGAGGAGGCCATCAAGGAGGTGCTGGGCGGAGTCCTCTGCCGCTGCACAGGCTACAAGGCCATCTACGAGTCCGTGCGATTGGCTGCCCGTAAGATGGGAAAACTGCCTGCGTGA
- a CDS encoding xanthine dehydrogenase family protein molybdopterin-binding subunit: MVSKAEWHLPRSLEELPVSNPRYIGKPVRKVEAPPLLTGKAQFVDDLDLPGMLHCAILRSPYGHARIKRIDVSAALELPGVVAVVTGQDMQQWVRPLGGIPSGWGTHCLAVDKARFVGEPIAAVAAVDRHTAEDALDLIEVEFEPLPAVVNALEAKEEGAPLLYEDKGTNVMFHRLFTWGDVDRAFQEADHVLTEQFRWHRLGANPIETFGVIAQWDPVENAVTCWGSFQAPSFSAMGIAGALGLPLSKVKLVPMAHGGSFGGKGNPRGALIAAVLSRKAGGRPVKWIEDRLEYLMAGGGQAWERFYEASIAVKNDGTILGIRIKLVDDIGASGENSGAISAIKPLAAFTGCYAIPAAQYEVTMVATNKNPQSAYRGMGPPAHYVVLEQMVDMAARHLGLDPAEIRRRNFIPPDRFPYTIPSGNEYDSGNYPALLDRLMEMSGYRELRRQQEQLRREGRLVGLGLVSAVEPGAFNMNVYTILGVPAGTAVPEGATVALDPFGSVRVTVGFALEGQGQYTFVTQLMADYFCVSPEQVKVTCTDTLSAPVHFGPGGSRLAVALTGAVLGAAETLRRKLETAASYLLGCQPGDVELMDGMLRVKGQPERKMSWQEVVGAMSARPDLFPPGTDLSTQATYVWVPPDRNMPDEQGRAKSYLTAAAACHLALVEVDPETGKVDVLKYWVVDDCGTRLNPATVAGMTQGGVAQGIGAALMEEYVYDADGQLLTTTFMDYLLPTIYEVPPVESAEMVTPSPFTPLGVKGMGEGPMISAPAAVICAVNDALAPLGVRVTDVPASPARVWKAIAQARGQR; encoded by the coding sequence GTGGTTTCGAAGGCTGAGTGGCACCTGCCCCGCTCCCTGGAGGAGCTGCCCGTCAGCAACCCCCGCTACATCGGGAAGCCCGTCCGCAAGGTGGAGGCGCCGCCGCTGCTGACGGGGAAGGCCCAGTTCGTCGACGACCTCGACCTGCCGGGCATGCTCCACTGCGCCATCCTGCGCAGTCCCTACGGCCACGCCCGCATAAAGCGCATCGACGTCAGCGCGGCCCTGGAGCTGCCGGGTGTGGTGGCGGTGGTGACTGGCCAGGACATGCAGCAGTGGGTGCGGCCCCTGGGCGGCATACCTTCGGGCTGGGGGACCCACTGCCTGGCGGTGGACAAGGCCAGGTTCGTGGGGGAGCCGATAGCGGCGGTGGCGGCGGTGGACCGTCACACGGCCGAGGACGCGCTGGACCTGATCGAGGTGGAGTTCGAGCCGCTGCCGGCGGTGGTCAACGCCCTGGAGGCCAAGGAAGAGGGCGCCCCCCTGCTCTACGAGGACAAGGGCACCAACGTCATGTTCCACCGCCTCTTCACCTGGGGCGATGTGGACAGGGCTTTCCAGGAGGCGGACCACGTCCTGACGGAGCAGTTCCGCTGGCACCGCCTGGGTGCCAACCCCATCGAGACCTTCGGCGTTATCGCCCAGTGGGACCCGGTGGAGAACGCGGTCACCTGCTGGGGAAGCTTCCAGGCGCCCTCCTTCAGCGCCATGGGCATCGCCGGGGCGCTGGGGCTACCCCTGAGCAAGGTGAAGCTCGTACCCATGGCTCATGGCGGCAGCTTCGGGGGGAAGGGTAACCCTCGGGGTGCCCTCATCGCCGCCGTCCTCTCGCGCAAGGCGGGAGGCAGGCCCGTCAAGTGGATCGAGGACAGGCTGGAATACCTGATGGCTGGCGGTGGGCAGGCCTGGGAGCGCTTCTACGAGGCGTCGATAGCTGTCAAGAACGACGGCACCATTCTGGGCATCCGCATCAAGCTGGTGGACGACATCGGCGCCAGCGGGGAGAACTCGGGGGCCATCAGCGCCATCAAGCCCCTGGCCGCCTTCACCGGCTGCTACGCCATACCGGCGGCCCAGTATGAGGTCACCATGGTGGCCACCAACAAGAACCCCCAGTCGGCCTACCGCGGGATGGGGCCGCCCGCCCACTACGTCGTCCTGGAGCAGATGGTGGACATGGCGGCACGCCACCTGGGCCTGGACCCGGCCGAGATCCGCAGGCGCAACTTCATCCCGCCGGACCGCTTTCCCTACACCATCCCCAGCGGCAACGAATACGACAGCGGCAACTACCCTGCCCTGCTGGACCGCCTCATGGAGATGTCGGGCTATCGAGAGCTGAGGCGGCAGCAGGAGCAGCTGCGACGGGAGGGGCGGCTGGTGGGGCTGGGCCTGGTGAGCGCCGTGGAGCCGGGCGCCTTCAACATGAACGTCTACACCATCCTGGGTGTGCCGGCCGGCACTGCCGTGCCCGAAGGGGCGACGGTGGCCCTGGACCCCTTCGGCAGCGTCCGCGTGACGGTCGGGTTCGCTCTGGAGGGTCAGGGGCAGTACACCTTTGTCACCCAGCTCATGGCCGACTACTTCTGCGTCTCGCCGGAGCAGGTGAAGGTCACCTGCACCGACACCCTTTCAGCTCCCGTCCACTTCGGGCCGGGAGGCAGCAGGCTGGCGGTAGCCCTCACGGGGGCCGTCCTGGGCGCCGCCGAGACCCTGCGGAGGAAGCTGGAGACGGCCGCCAGCTACCTGCTGGGCTGCCAGCCGGGGGACGTGGAGTTGATGGATGGAATGCTGAGGGTGAAGGGCCAGCCCGAGCGGAAGATGAGCTGGCAGGAGGTGGTGGGGGCCATGTCGGCGCGGCCCGACCTCTTCCCGCCGGGGACGGACCTCAGCACCCAGGCCACCTATGTCTGGGTGCCCCCCGACCGCAACATGCCCGACGAGCAGGGCCGCGCCAAGAGCTACCTGACGGCTGCCGCTGCCTGCCACCTGGCCCTGGTGGAGGTGGACCCGGAGACGGGCAAGGTGGACGTCCTCAAGTACTGGGTGGTGGACGACTGCGGCACGCGGCTGAACCCCGCCACCGTGGCCGGTATGACCCAGGGGGGAGTGGCACAGGGCATCGGCGCTGCCCTCATGGAGGAATACGTCTACGACGCCGACGGGCAGTTGCTCACCACCACCTTCATGGACTATCTTCTGCCCACCATCTACGAAGTGCCGCCGGTGGAGTCGGCCGAGATGGTGACGCCCTCGCCCTTCACACCCCTGGGAGTCAAGGGCATGGGCGAGGGGCCCATGATCTCAGCCCCGGCCGCCGTCATCTGCGCCGTGAACGATGCCCTGGCCCCGCTGGGCGTGCGGGTGACGGACGTGCCGGCTTCCCCGGCTCGGGTGTGGAAGGCCATCGCACAGGCGCGCGGCCAGAGATGA
- a CDS encoding amidohydrolase family protein produces the protein MTQQQGKQDYFVAFTECHMFDPEDLYHIAYFPDFQRWWKSVEGVVRVWSGRSLLQGGFPTPRASELIKYMDEAGVDVAFCLREVMLDISGYTQPMSTNAFIIREIEPYKGRMYLECNVGPILHRGVKHAIWELEYLVKNHDAKLCKVYACEDGPLNDKRLWPFYEAAAGLGVPLTIHTGAAYVWPQPNKYTHPGLLDDIMLDFPDLTIIAYHLGWPYHEELFALAAKHENLIISLSGIAGWLARAPWKGYHLVGEALMWAGPDKIVLGLDLPFDDLKRIVDYFRNFQIPEELREKYAYPEITDEIRAKILGLNLARITKIEPVKRVTNKQA, from the coding sequence ATGACCCAGCAGCAAGGCAAGCAGGACTATTTCGTGGCCTTTACCGAATGCCACATGTTCGACCCCGAAGACCTCTATCACATCGCCTACTTCCCCGACTTCCAGAGATGGTGGAAGAGCGTCGAGGGCGTCGTCCGCGTATGGTCGGGGCGCAGCCTGCTGCAGGGCGGCTTCCCTACTCCCAGGGCCTCGGAGCTCATCAAGTACATGGACGAGGCCGGAGTGGACGTGGCCTTCTGCCTGCGGGAGGTCATGCTGGACATCTCGGGCTACACTCAGCCCATGTCCACCAACGCCTTCATCATCCGCGAGATCGAGCCCTACAAGGGGCGCATGTACCTGGAGTGCAACGTCGGCCCCATCCTGCACCGGGGCGTGAAGCACGCCATCTGGGAGCTGGAGTACCTGGTCAAGAACCACGATGCCAAGCTGTGCAAGGTCTACGCCTGCGAGGACGGCCCCCTCAACGACAAGCGCCTGTGGCCCTTCTACGAGGCGGCTGCCGGGCTGGGGGTGCCCCTCACCATCCACACGGGGGCGGCCTACGTCTGGCCACAGCCCAACAAGTACACCCACCCCGGGCTGCTGGACGACATCATGCTGGACTTCCCCGACCTGACCATCATCGCTTATCACCTGGGCTGGCCATACCACGAGGAGCTATTCGCCCTGGCTGCCAAGCACGAAAACCTCATCATCAGCCTCTCGGGCATAGCCGGCTGGCTGGCGCGGGCGCCCTGGAAGGGGTACCACCTGGTGGGCGAGGCGCTGATGTGGGCCGGCCCCGACAAGATCGTGCTGGGCCTGGACCTGCCCTTCGATGACCTGAAGCGCATCGTGGACTACTTCCGAAACTTCCAGATCCCCGAGGAGCTGCGGGAGAAGTACGCCTATCCGGAAATCACCGACGAGATCCGGGCCAAGATACTGGGGCTGAACCTGGCCAGGATCACCAAGATAGAGCCGGTCAAGAGGGTGACCAACAAGCAGGCCTAG
- a CDS encoding enoyl-CoA hydratase-related protein, with amino-acid sequence MAQEILYEKHGDVAVVTINRPEKLNACTIEMFDTIEECMREADRDDAIRVAILTGAGDKAFSSGADLEEAIPMLTSGARPVSIDPTKRLFSDVFKPIICAVNGMCIAGGMELLLGTDIRIAAEHATFALGEVRWGIVPAGGTHIRLVRQIPWAVAMEMLLTGRPIDAKRAFDIGLVNQVVPLGELMDTAMQWARTIARNGPLAVRTAKEIAVRSLALEPAFVVETLLAERVMRSEDAKEGPRAFAERRQPQFKGR; translated from the coding sequence ATGGCGCAGGAGATACTCTACGAGAAGCACGGCGACGTGGCCGTGGTGACCATCAACCGGCCCGAGAAGCTGAACGCCTGCACCATAGAGATGTTCGACACCATCGAGGAGTGCATGCGGGAGGCAGACCGGGACGACGCCATACGGGTGGCGATCCTGACGGGGGCCGGAGACAAGGCCTTTTCCTCCGGGGCCGACCTGGAGGAGGCCATACCCATGCTCACCTCGGGAGCGAGGCCGGTGAGCATCGACCCCACCAAGCGCCTCTTCAGCGATGTGTTCAAGCCCATCATCTGTGCCGTCAACGGCATGTGCATCGCCGGCGGCATGGAGTTGCTGCTGGGCACCGACATTCGCATAGCCGCCGAGCACGCCACCTTCGCCCTGGGCGAGGTGCGCTGGGGCATCGTGCCGGCCGGCGGCACTCATATTCGCCTAGTCCGACAGATACCCTGGGCGGTAGCCATGGAGATGCTGCTGACGGGCCGCCCCATCGATGCCAAGAGGGCGTTCGATATCGGCCTGGTGAACCAGGTGGTACCCCTGGGGGAGCTGATGGACACGGCCATGCAGTGGGCCCGGACTATCGCCAGGAATGGGCCTCTGGCGGTCCGCACGGCCAAGGAGATCGCCGTGCGCTCCCTGGCCCTGGAGCCGGCTTTTGTGGTGGAGACCCTGCTCGCCGAGAGGGTGATGCGCTCCGAAGACGCCAAGGAGGGGCCGAGGGCCTTCGCAGAGAGGCGCCAGCCCCAGTTCAAAGGACGGTAG
- a CDS encoding ABC transporter ATP-binding protein, with amino-acid sequence MSRLIVQNLSMSFGGTVALQDVSLEVGEGELCGLIGPNGAGKTTLLNCVSRIIQPDGGRIYFGQVDLLRCAPHQLVDMGISRTFQNVHVFPTMTVLENVLIGAHHLIKPNPVAAMFKWSSLRNREKEAQRRASEIMERLGLAPYAYQFAGTLSLAIQKRVAIARVLMSSPRLLLLDEPAGGLSHEEVYELTELIRQVRRDHNVSMLLVDHHMQFVMSICQKIVVLNFGRKIAEGTPEEVTKHPEVIQAYLGEAKSRGA; translated from the coding sequence ATGTCCAGGCTGATAGTCCAGAACCTGTCCATGAGCTTCGGCGGCACCGTAGCGCTGCAGGACGTCTCGCTGGAGGTGGGAGAGGGCGAGCTGTGCGGCCTCATCGGCCCCAACGGGGCCGGCAAGACCACCCTCCTCAACTGCGTCAGCCGCATCATCCAGCCCGATGGGGGACGCATCTACTTTGGCCAGGTGGACTTGCTGCGTTGCGCCCCCCATCAGCTGGTGGACATGGGCATATCACGCACCTTCCAGAACGTGCACGTGTTCCCGACCATGACGGTGCTGGAGAACGTCCTCATCGGGGCCCATCACCTCATCAAGCCCAACCCCGTGGCGGCCATGTTCAAGTGGTCATCCCTCCGCAACCGGGAGAAGGAGGCGCAGAGGCGGGCCTCGGAGATCATGGAGCGGCTGGGCCTGGCACCCTACGCCTATCAGTTCGCCGGCACCCTCTCTCTGGCCATTCAGAAGAGGGTGGCCATCGCCCGGGTGCTCATGAGCAGCCCGCGGCTGCTATTGCTGGACGAGCCAGCGGGGGGCCTGAGCCACGAGGAGGTCTACGAGCTGACGGAGCTGATAAGACAGGTCCGACGCGACCACAACGTGAGCATGCTGCTGGTGGACCACCACATGCAGTTCGTCATGTCCATCTGCCAGAAGATCGTGGTCCTCAACTTCGGGCGCAAGATAGCGGAAGGAACGCCCGAGGAGGTGACCAAGCACCCGGAGGTCATCCAGGCCTACCTGGGCGAGGCCAAGTCGCGCGGAGCGTGA
- a CDS encoding ABC transporter ATP-binding protein — translation MLAVRDLYAGYGNVTVLKGLNFDVPAGSIVALLGANGAGKTTTLRVISGMIRPSRGQVMYDGQSLVGLPAHALVKRGIVHVPEGRRIFAGLTVEENLLLGAFTRPWDQRTRESLEQVYAYFPRLKERRRQLGGTLSGGEQQMLAIGRAFMANPRFLLLDEPSLGLAPAIVNELYESIVRLNKEQGLTILFVEQNAALALDVAQFAYVLEVGSIVLGGPSGDLKDNEEVKRVYLGY, via the coding sequence ATGCTGGCGGTACGGGACCTCTATGCTGGGTACGGGAACGTCACCGTCCTCAAGGGCCTCAACTTCGATGTGCCCGCCGGCTCCATCGTCGCCCTGCTGGGGGCCAACGGGGCCGGCAAGACCACCACGCTGCGGGTCATCTCGGGGATGATCCGCCCCAGCCGCGGCCAGGTCATGTACGATGGCCAGTCGCTGGTAGGGCTGCCGGCCCATGCCCTGGTGAAGAGAGGCATCGTGCATGTGCCCGAGGGGCGGCGCATCTTCGCAGGCCTCACCGTGGAGGAGAACCTGCTGCTGGGGGCCTTCACCCGTCCCTGGGACCAGCGCACCCGCGAGTCCCTGGAGCAGGTCTACGCCTACTTTCCGCGTCTGAAGGAGCGCAGGCGGCAGCTGGGTGGCACCCTTTCCGGCGGCGAGCAGCAGATGCTGGCCATCGGGCGCGCCTTCATGGCCAATCCGCGCTTCCTCCTGCTGGACGAGCCATCGTTGGGGCTGGCGCCGGCGATCGTCAACGAGCTGTACGAGTCCATCGTCCGGCTCAACAAGGAGCAGGGGCTGACCATCCTGTTCGTGGAGCAGAATGCGGCCCTGGCCCTGGATGTGGCCCAGTTCGCTTACGTCCTCGAGGTGGGGAGCATCGTGCTGGGTGGCCCCAGCGGGGACCTGAAGGACAACGAGGAAGTCAAGCGGGTATACCTGGGCTACTAG